A stretch of DNA from Melioribacteraceae bacterium 4301-Me:
GTCCAGATGGAAGTGATTCTTCACCTGAATCAAAAGAAAAAGGGTTGTATTTTTGAGATTCGTTGCTGGCATACGGTCTATATCTGCCTAAAATTACTTTTAAGATGAGTGCAATGCTGCCCGAATAGCCAGCAGACTGTAAAATTTCATAGCCAAGTTTTTTTGTCTTTACATTATCATCAAAAATACCATGTAGGTAAAACATGCCTCCAATAACTCCAGTTGTGTAAGCTTCTCCCCAAATTCTGCCAGTCTCGATAGGAAAACTTTTGTAATATTTTTGATCCTTTAATACATTATTTCGAATATCAGAATCAAAGTGCATTAAAGCTACAGTTCCTGCCACCACTCCGCTTAACTTTAACCAATCACTTTTTTCCCATTTAGCAGGATTTATTAAAAAATCTAAAGTTTCTTTTTTAGCTTGGTGGTAATCGTAATTATTCTGAGCAAAGGAAACTTGATAAATAAACGATAATTGAAGAAGGGCTGCAGTAAAAAAAATAAAGTTTGTTTTCTTCATTGATTAAGGACTTTAGTTAAATACAACAAATGAAAATTTTGTTTAATGCAATATAATTAGGTGTGAAGATAAAAATAAAATTTTAGATAGATTTTACGTGATAAACTATTTTATTAATTCATACATAGTGTGTAAATGCTTATTTCTGTAATCCTCACAAAATAATTTCATAACGTGGTATTATAATATTTAATTTTGTCTGGGAGGCATTGACTCAATGACATTGTGGTGGAGGTGACCTCGCGCCTACAACCATTGAATCATCAGTTTTCATCGCTGTATGTGCGAGGCCAGCTCAATCAACTAATTTTACTTCACCGCTGCAATTATTCCCTCAAAAATTTATTTATCCATTCGATTTCATTTTTTATTAGTTGGTATTGATGGCTTAACTCTTCGATTGAGTGGGATTCACGCGGAAAGACTAATAAATGTGTAGGAATATTTAGTCTGTTTAAGGCTTTCCACATTTCTAATGATTGAGTTAATGGTACTCGTTTATCAAGTTCGCCGCCGACAAACAAAGTAGGCGTAGTAATATTTTTTGCATATTTTATTGGTGATTGACTAAACCATTTTTCATAATTGTCATAAGGTGTGCTGTTAAACCAAATTTCTCTTAAATAAGGGACTTCGGTTTGTGCGTAGAAGCTTATCCAATTTGACATTCCTGCAATTGAAATTGCTGCTTTAAAAATATTTGTCTGTGTTATTATCCAATTTGTAAAATGGGCACCAGCACTATAACCAATTAATGCTAATTTATTTTTATCGGCTATTCCAGTTTCAATTAAAAAATTCACTCCGCTTAAGATATCTTCTGTTCCAAGTTCAAAAAAGTTATTAATTATACCACGCATAAAAGAATTACCATAACCCGCAGAGCCTCTATAGTTTACTTGAAGTATAATATAACCATTTGAAGTTAATAATTGTGGTAATGTTGACCAGTGTTGACTGTAAATTAATTGATAACTCCCGTTAGGTCCGCCGTGTAACTCAACAATTAATGGATAAGGTTTGGTTCTATCGAAATTAGCAGGTAATATTACAATACCTTGAATTTTTGTGCCATCAGTACTGAACCATTCTATAGGTTGATATTTTGGTAAAAGGGATTTGTTAATATTGGGATTTAAGTCTAACCACGAGGTAGCGAATTTTTGTAAAATCTTAAAATCCCACTTGCCAATTTGTCCTATTGCAAGTACATCAGGAGTATAAGGGTCAGAAATTTGAAGTACAATTTTGGAAGATACATTGTTAATTAAAAAGTTTTTTACCACGCCTTTATAATCTGTTAATTCGTTAACTGTACCATCATTAATATTTAGTTTAAACAATTGTTGTGTTAATCCTTTATTAGCAATAAAGATTATTGATTTAGAAGTTGGTTCAATATCGTATTTGATAACTTGATATTGGAATGTTGGTAAAAGATTAATGGGCTTTTCGCCGTTAAGGTTTAGTTTAAAGATAGTTTCTTGGTAGTATGGTTCTAAGTTTTCGTTTGCTGCGGAGATAAAAAGTAAATAATCGTCATTCTCACTCCATGATAACTGTCGCTCTATAATATTATTTCTGGTCAATCTTTTAGTTGTTTTCCCTTGAACGTCGTAAAGATAAACTTCAGTGGTATTTTCGGTACTAATATTTGCGTCTGTTGTTCCTAAAACACCAATGTATTTTCCATTGTGCGACAGTGTAAATGATTTTATGTTATAACCAAAAGTTAGTTTTGTTGTTTTTTTTGTCGTTAAATTAAGCTCATATATAGAATTGAATTTTTTATTTTCTTCCCAAAAGTATCCATCTTGTTTTTTTTCTAAAACATTTTTTTCTCCCGACGAGAGTGTATCCTCAGCTAAGTAATATAGTTTGTCAAAAGTATTTGAGAAAATGTA
This window harbors:
- a CDS encoding prolyl oligopeptidase family serine peptidase; amino-acid sequence: MNINKIIFIYIIVLPLSLFSQQFTEKVFQQLYTVSYFESISFFGNGNKIIYTVSSPNFEKNKYTNTLWMKDLTSGSPASKINLKDGSYSSLTASNDGKNIYFLSNVNGNGNQVYFYSLNDGTLQQITNSPKSIQKYIFSNTFDKLYYLAEDTLSSGEKNVLEKKQDGYFWEENKKFNSIYELNLTTKKTTKLTFGYNIKSFTLSHNGKYIGVLGTTDANISTENTTEVYLYDVQGKTTKRLTRNNIIERQLSWSENDDYLLFISAANENLEPYYQETIFKLNLNGEKPINLLPTFQYQVIKYDIEPTSKSIIFIANKGLTQQLFKLNINDGTVNELTDYKGVVKNFLINNVSSKIVLQISDPYTPDVLAIGQIGKWDFKILQKFATSWLDLNPNINKSLLPKYQPIEWFSTDGTKIQGIVILPANFDRTKPYPLIVELHGGPNGSYQLIYSQHWSTLPQLLTSNGYIILQVNYRGSAGYGNSFMRGIINNFFELGTEDILSGVNFLIETGIADKNKLALIGYSAGAHFTNWIITQTNIFKAAISIAGMSNWISFYAQTEVPYLREIWFNSTPYDNYEKWFSQSPIKYAKNITTPTLFVGGELDKRVPLTQSLEMWKALNRLNIPTHLLVFPRESHSIEELSHQYQLIKNEIEWINKFLRE
- a CDS encoding phosphatase PAP2 family protein, whose amino-acid sequence is MKKTNFIFFTAALLQLSFIYQVSFAQNNYDYHQAKKETLDFLINPAKWEKSDWLKLSGVVAGTVALMHFDSDIRNNVLKDQKYYKSFPIETGRIWGEAYTTGVIGGMFYLHGIFDDNVKTKKLGYEILQSAGYSGSIALILKVILGRYRPYASNESQKYNPFSFDSGEESLPSGHATLAFSLSTVLANNTNSTPLKIIFYVPAFLTVISRVYQNKHWASDTFLGAALGYFVGYYVTNLHSNISVSLGNEQQINFTFTF